A genomic region of Polypterus senegalus isolate Bchr_013 chromosome 17, ASM1683550v1, whole genome shotgun sequence contains the following coding sequences:
- the LOC120517859 gene encoding sulfotransferase 2B1-like isoform X1 — protein sequence MSEEELYTVYKGVFVPNVLHPSDSLQYAEEFLVREGDIFVVTYPKSGTTWMQEILTLVTSGGDFTPVLTLPNWDRVPWLEEHRTKELKMSERPSPRTLSTHLHYHMMPKSFYNSKAKVIYVLRNPKDIYTSSYFYYQMATFLVDPGTPDEFLMKFLDGKVMFGSWFDHVKGWLSAKEQVLYISYEEMIADLKGSVSKVCTFLDKPLSEEVIEKIADHCTFKNMKQNKMSNYSLVPEEFMDQKKSTFLRKGISGDWKNVLTVAQAELFDSVYKEKMKGIEYKFYWDEN from the exons ATGAGCGAAGAGGAGCTCTACACGGTCTACAAGGGGGTCTTCGTCCCTAACGTCCTGCACCCATCCGACAGCCTGCAGTACGCGGAGGAGTTCCTCGTGCGGGAAGGAGACATTTTTGTCGTGACTTACCCCAAATCTG GGACAACTTGGATGCAGGAGATTTTGACTCTTGTTACGAGTGGCGGTGATTTCACTCCGGTGCTGACCCTGCCCAACTGGGACAGAGTGCCATGGCTGGAGGAGCACAGAACAAAAGAACTCAAAATGAGTGAAAGGCCTTCTCCCCGAACACTCTCCACACATTTACATTACCACATGATGCCCAAATCATTCTACAACTCCAAAGCAAAG gTCATCTATGTCTTGCGTAATCCCAAAGATATCTATACCTCCTCCTACTTTTATTATCAAATGGCCACTTTTCTAGTGGACCCTGGAACTCCAGATGAATTCCTGATGAAATTTCTGGATGGAAAAG TGATGTTTGGCTCTTGGTTTGACCATGTGAAGGGGTGGCTCAGTGCCAAGGAACAAGTCCTTTACATCTCCTATGAAGAGATGATAGCT GATCTTAAGGGCTCAGTTTCAAAAGTCTGCACTTTCCTGGACAAGCCCCTAAGCGAAGAAGTTATAGAGAAGATAGCAGATCactgcacatttaaaaacatgaagcaaaacaaaatgtccaACTATTCGTTGGTCCCGGAGGAGTTTATGGATCAAAAAAAATCAACGTTCCTGAGAAAAG GGATCTCTGGGGACTGGAAGAATGTTCTCACTGTTGCACAGGCTGAACTGTTTGACTCGGTCtacaaggaaaaaatgaaagggaTTGAGTACAAGTTTTACTGGGATGAAAACTAA
- the LOC120517859 gene encoding sulfotransferase 2B1-like isoform X2 produces MSEEDLYIVYRGVVVPKAVHTPESLQHAEEFNVREGDVFVATYPKSGTTWMQEILTLVTSGGDFTPVLTLPNWDRVPWLEEHRTKELKMSERPSPRTLSTHLHYHMMPKSFYNSKAKVIYVLRNPKDIYTSSYFYYQMATFLVDPGTPDEFLMKFLDGKVMFGSWFDHVKGWLSAKEQVLYISYEEMIADLKGSVSKVCTFLDKPLSEEVIEKIADHCTFKNMKQNKMSNYSLVPEEFMDQKKSTFLRKGISGDWKNVLTVAQAELFDSVYKEKMKGIEYKFYWDEN; encoded by the exons ATGAGCGAAGAGGACCTCTACATAGTCTACAGAGGGGTGGTCGTCCCTAAAGCCGTGCACACCCCCGAGAGCCTGCAGCACGCAGAAGAGTTTAACGTGCGCGAAGGAGACGTCTTCGTAGCGACCTACCCCAAGTCCG GGACAACTTGGATGCAGGAGATTTTGACTCTTGTTACGAGTGGCGGTGATTTCACTCCGGTGCTGACCCTGCCCAACTGGGACAGAGTGCCATGGCTGGAGGAGCACAGAACAAAAGAACTCAAAATGAGTGAAAGGCCTTCTCCCCGAACACTCTCCACACATTTACATTACCACATGATGCCCAAATCATTCTACAACTCCAAAGCAAAG gTCATCTATGTCTTGCGTAATCCCAAAGATATCTATACCTCCTCCTACTTTTATTATCAAATGGCCACTTTTCTAGTGGACCCTGGAACTCCAGATGAATTCCTGATGAAATTTCTGGATGGAAAAG TGATGTTTGGCTCTTGGTTTGACCATGTGAAGGGGTGGCTCAGTGCCAAGGAACAAGTCCTTTACATCTCCTATGAAGAGATGATAGCT GATCTTAAGGGCTCAGTTTCAAAAGTCTGCACTTTCCTGGACAAGCCCCTAAGCGAAGAAGTTATAGAGAAGATAGCAGATCactgcacatttaaaaacatgaagcaaaacaaaatgtccaACTATTCGTTGGTCCCGGAGGAGTTTATGGATCAAAAAAAATCAACGTTCCTGAGAAAAG GGATCTCTGGGGACTGGAAGAATGTTCTCACTGTTGCACAGGCTGAACTGTTTGACTCGGTCtacaaggaaaaaatgaaagggaTTGAGTACAAGTTTTACTGGGATGAAAACTAA